tgccgagacatgccatggaaAAGGgttttgtaaaaacagccaaaaacaccacaaaataagatgtagaaaaaataaattaaaatgtcatactatagtatggcaaaaacatcatctttttGCAGGctttccttatttgtttttggactttttttgccatgtcacattttgattttttttttacctactgTATTACGTTGTTTTCGGtcgttttttagacatgctgtATTACATCGTTTTTTGCCCTTTTGTCAACACGCTGTAATATGACGTGTCGACAGGTTATACTATGTTgtatttgatgtttgtttgacatgtgctattttgacattttttgatgtaCTGTACTAtgttattttctgccattttttccatttaaagtatgttgtccaaaatcatgagacaaagattcataaaaatgcaatagtACAATGTGGtgttgaaaagtttaaaaaaaaaaaaaaaatcaaatagtgtaatgtctttcaaaatatcatcaaaaccTCAGAGTAtagtttgtaaatgtaaattcatCATAGttcaatgtctttcaaaaagtcataaaagtttcatactatagtatgacattctGTTAATGAAAATGTCTATACTGTAGAATTGTGTTAGCTAAATCACTAAAATCTCATAGTATAGCGTGTCATTCAAAATACAGTCAAAACGTGAGTaagtatgttgaaaatatggtcaaaacttcatagtatagtatgtcaaatgaTTTCATGTAAAAGCAGTCATAGCATAGTTTCCCAAAATCTAACAGTTCAGAAGTTTTTGTGAAGAAATGGAAGATATTCACTAAAATGTTAAACAGGTAATAAGAGTAGTGAATTTGAGTGATGCGTATGAAGTTGACCTTGCCTCTTTGGCTTACGTCAAACTACATTCAATCAGCATCACTGTTTATCCAGCTGAAGAGCCTTCTTGCATTGCTTGCTTTTTACATCGGCATGCCACTGAAAATTTAGTTATTGTCGCAAATTTGAAAGTGCCTTGGAAACTCTATGAGCCTAAAggtagttttgcaaaatatttgatttgggTCATGGTGCACTTCTTTAAGAGTCTCAAACAGTCAACATTAATTCCCCTGAACTGCACTGAACTTGCTGTTTTATCGTGGAGAGGACAGATTTTCAATATAGTGATACGATTTAGGATGAATAGTTTGTAATGCAAGTACCAGGGACTGCTGGACAAACTGTACCTTGTTCGGACTTAAGAGACAGATAGCGATAGAGTTTACTTCGCTGGTGCATCTGTATCGGGCAGACgttttcagtaaaaatgcaCCATCCTAAAGTTGGTCTGCAATGAAGCACAACGTTCCCTTCCCTCTACTGCGATGCTGTAGATCTTTGCTGCTCAAATCAAATTAACATGTCAGCTGTGGTCAGCGGCAGAATTACCCGCCCACAGGAAGTGATGAATCAAATTAAGGAGTGAAATACAAAACTGTCTCTTTATCACCTGCGAGAGGCGCTTTGCCGCAGTCGAAGGCTCTCGAGTGTGGCTTTAAGAAACGCTCAAATCTAATTTCCAGTGCGGCCACCCACGTTaaataaagctcattttaaaaaaacaaatgtttggtgTGTGTACTCACTGAGAAGTATGATGACACAAAGCAAGATGGCCACCAGGGCTCCGGTGCTGAGTCCCGCCCTCGCTGTGAGCGCCTCGGCGTTGCACAGCTTCATGTTGCCCTCGCGGTCGCAGGTGCACACCCTGATGGTCAGGGTGTTGGTGCTGCTTTGCATGGGGAACTCTCCGTCAGATATGACCACAGGCACGTGGTAGATGCTCTTCTGCAGGCTGTTGTAGCTGTTCCTCCGTGTTAGGATCCAGGCCGTGttgtctgaaaacaacaggaTGTCCGCTTACCGAGCAGCAATCGATAACCTGAATGAATATTTCAATAAACTACGAGAAATTTCATTTGCTCTGTGAATGCGCTTTTAGTGCTGCGGGATGAAAAACTATAAATCACATCATGTGCAGTGCAGCATGAGATGCGAAGTTTAACAACAGGTATAAGTGCCTTATGGGAGCATTATAGAGAGGAGTGAAGTTAATGTGATGACTGCGAGCGTCGGCTGAGAGTGTTTTACCTTTGTTATCACGGACAGAGAAGTTGGCCTTCCCAGCAGCCTCCTGTGCAAGACTGAAGAAGAATCGGTGGCCTCCGATTGGCTCGTCTGGATCTGTGGCGCTCACGGTTTGTATCCTCTAAAAGGAGAAACAGACGAGTGAGCAACACACATTTCATACAgttcatacatatttttaccaATTAATTTCCATGACCTTCCCATGACCTTTCAACGACATCaaggcaaattttcaagaccatacatttttattaaatgacCGCTGATACTTGATCCTTTTTCATTCATATATAATAGCtttttgaaatacatatttaaaaaaaaaagaaagaaaaaaaaacatgaattcatAATAGGGTGAGAACTGGATATTTAAATAcatcttagggactgtttgctaTTTGAGGGAGGGaaagggtggtgcaaaaaggggctTGTACAtttaaattactgtattttgtatttactttactgctgattttttttttttcaataggtcatttctttttctttaaaatttcaggtgattttttttcttgcaaaattcttttttttaaagaatagaggttggcattttttctttcatctttaaagaaaaaagggtgatttttcagctttttggagtttttttaaaagatttttgttgatctttaaaaaaaaaaaatatgccttccaaaccttaaattagaaaaacaaatcttccaa
This sequence is a window from Plectropomus leopardus isolate mb unplaced genomic scaffold, YSFRI_Pleo_2.0 unplaced_scaffold29128, whole genome shotgun sequence. Protein-coding genes within it:
- the LOC121938313 gene encoding cadherin-6-like, with the protein product NPRQISRVPVYVRVLDVNDNAPTFATNYETFVCENAKANQRIQTVSATDPDEPIGGHRFFFSLAQEAAGKANFSVRDNKDNTAWILTRRNSYNSLQKSIYHVPVVISDGEFPMQSSTNTLTIRVCTCDREGNMKLCNAEALTARAGLSTGALVAILLCVIILL